From a single Papaver somniferum cultivar HN1 unplaced genomic scaffold, ASM357369v1 unplaced-scaffold_133, whole genome shotgun sequence genomic region:
- the LOC113333788 gene encoding uncharacterized protein LOC113333788 produces the protein MPTPRWPPVSSLPPFAPPSDVSFNVGNVGESYSMGSLCGNAFWSTSCSTFSRLWSPLRVFFFGAASKMNFNSDEFMSFNPINDLMNDIDHNDESLDNVILEPIPLASLTPEPVITDEEFEKEIDLMMLDSDPLAAETSHSHDLLSPDFKNVLINSWSKFVTGSPSFIAAGKLKNLKHDLIYWNRNSFGHIKTTIGKLNSEIEKLQFMPYSPSIGSFILNYSKQLDYWYEPYNVVIEEVLKDIQLVITNDINIRLTAIPTSEEIHETIRNMAPWKSPGPDGFPGGFFIDNWNEVSIEVINHVQSFFQNKFLLKQLNHAFIALIPKSAFIANMQIQDNILISHEILHSFKTRKRKNNKNGFMAINTVSYSVLVNGSPGEIFIPTRGIRQGDCLSPYIFILCMETLSQLLLKGQNDNLIQGFKLRKNSPSISYLFLADDCMLFSKASLTYSRNLMKIIDSFAKASGQAINFEKSDFFTSNKMHHKHVKLLGRTLGIKFLSSSEKYLRTPLFVNRNKTKSFQFLINKFYSRLSNCMKTNLNVSGRTVVTKHVLSSLAVYHMSCFPFPKKIITEIDSIQKTFWWSKKDPRRAAYYKSWGDIGKSKLNGGLGIKNTYATNRVFIEKIGWRMCKKPDHLVSRFFKDKYFPNQSLLEIDKAADRSSWIWKGMVKGMKFIKANIVYKINDGKATSIWSSNWFPFSSSPPISINPNFTNFDFVSDLIDMQNNSWNLSLINSLFSQDDVNIIISLRINTNKQDDIMWAHTRNGKFTIKSAYKAFMNEIVTVEDASF, from the exons ATGCCTACCCCTCGTTGGCCACCTGTTTCTTCTTTGCCCCCATTTGCCCCTCCTTCAGATGTTTCTTTTAATGTTGGGAATGTGGGAGAGTCTTATAGTATGGGATCCTTGTGTGGGAATGCTTTTTGGTCTACGTCGTGTTCAACCTTTTCTAGACTGTGGTCTCCTcttcgagtttttttttttggtgctgCATCAAAAATGAATTTTAATTCTGATGAATTTATGTCCTTCAATCCTATAAATGATCTCATGAATGATATTGATCATAATGATGAGAGTTTAGACAATGTTATACTTGAACCAATACCCCTTGCGTCTTTAACTCCTGAACCTGTTATCACAGACGAAGAATTTGAGAAGGAGATTGATCTCATGATGCTGGACTCGGACCCTTTGGCAGCTGAAACCTCTCATTCCCATGATCTA TTAAGTCCAGATTTTAAGAATGTTCTTATAAATTCCTGGTCGAAGTTTGTTACGGGTTCACCGAGCTTTATTGCTGCTGGTAAGCTTAAGAAccttaagcatgatttaatcTATTGGAATCGGAATTCTTTTGGGCACATAAAAACTACAATAGGAAAGTTAAACTCTGAAATTGAGAAGCTTCAATTTATGCCATATTCTCCTTCGATTGGTTCTTTCATACTGAATTATTCGAAGCAACTTGATTATTGGTATGAG CCATATAATGTTGTTATTGAGGAAGTACTTAAAGACATTCAGCTTGTAATAACAAATGACATTAATATCAGATTAACTGCTATACCTACTTCGGAAGAAATTCATGAAACCATCAGAAACATGGCTCCGTGGAAATCACCGGGTCCGGATGGGTTCCCTGGTGGGTTTTTTATAGACAACTGGAATGAGGTTTCTATAGAAGTTATAAATCATGTCCAATCGTTCTTTCAAAACAAATTTCTTCTTAAGCAGCTGAATCATGCATTCATTGCCCTAATCCCTAAG TCTGCTTTTATAGCAAACATGCAGATTCAAGACAATATCTTAATCAGTCATGAaattttacattcttttaaaactaggaaaagaaagaataataaaaatggGTTTATGGCTATAAA TACAGTTTCTTACTCTGTGCTGGTTAATGGTTCGCCTGGAGAGATCTTTATCCCAACTAGAGGTATAAGGCAGGGGGATTGCCTATCCCCTTACATCTTTATATTATGTATGGAAACGTTGTCTCAACTCTTGTTAAAGGGACAAAACGACAATCTGATTCAGGGGTTTAAATTGAGGAAAAATAGTCCTTCGATTTCTTACTTGTTTCTCGCAGATGACTGCATGTTGTTTTCGAAAGCCTCCTTAACTTATTCAAGAAATCTTATGAAGATAATTGATTCTTTTGCAAAAGCTTCAGGTCAGGCCATAAATTTCGAAAAATCAGACTTTTTTACTAGCAATAAAATGCATCATAAGCACGTTAAATTATTAGGTAGAACTCTAGGAATTAAATTCCTGAGCTCATCTGAAAAGTATCTAAGAACCCCTTTATTTGTTAATAGGAACAAGACCAAGTCCTTCCAATTCCTCATTAATAAATTCTATAGCAGATTGAGTAATTGCATGAAAACAAACTTGAATGTTTCTGGAAGAACTGTTGTCACAAAGCATGTCCTATCTAGCTTAGCTGTTTATCATATGTCATGTTtccctttccctaaaaagatcATTACGGAGATTGATTCAATTCAGAAAACTTTCTGGTGGTCTAAGAAAGATCCTAGGAGAGCTGCTTATTACAAATCATGGGGTGATATTGGTAAATCAAAATTAAATGGTGGTCTAGGAATTAAAAACACTTATGCTACTAACAGAGTCTTTATAGAAAAAATTGGTTGGAGAATGTGTAAAAAGCCAGATCATTTAGTATCTAGGTTCTTTAAGGATAAGTACTTTCCAAATCAAAGTTTGTTAGAGATTGATAAAGCTGCAGATAGAtcgtcttggatttggaaaggtatgGTGAAAGGTATGAAATTCATTAAGGCTAATATAGTATACAAAATCAATGATGGTAAGGCTACAAGTATTTggtcttctaattggtttccgTTTAGTAGCTCTCCTCCGATTTCGATTAATCCTAATTTTACAAATTTCGACTTTGTTAGTGACCTTATTGATATGCAGAATAATTCTTGGAACCTTAGTCTTATTAATTCTTTATTTTCTCAGGATGATGTCAACATAATTATTTCTCTTAGAATAAATACCAATAAACAAGATGATATTATGTGGGCTCACACTAGAAATGGAAAATTTACTATAAAATCTGCTTATAAAGCTTTTATGAATGAAATAGTTACTGTTGAAGATGCTTCTTTCTAG